From the genome of Pseudomonas migulae:
GAAAACATCATTCAGCCACCGTCCACGGGGCTGGTGACATTGCCGGAGCGGGTGACGGGGAATCTGGTGCTGCAAGACGTGCGTTTTTCCTACCCGTCGCGTCCTGAAAGCTATGCCATCGATGGCTTGAACCTGACTATCAGGGCCGGCGAAACCCTGGCGCTGGTCGGACCTTCCGGCGCGGGCAAGTCGACGGTGTATGACTTGCTGCTGCGTTTTTACGACCCGGCCGAAGGCCGCATTCTGCTCGACGGCGTGCCGCTGACTCAGCTCGATCCGTTGGACTTGCGCCGCTGCTTCGCCCTGGTCTCCCAATCCCCGGCGCTGTTCTTCGGCAGCATCGAAGAGAACATCCGCTACGGCAACCCGACGGCGACGCTGGAACAGGTTCAGGAAGCGGCGAAAATCGCTTACGCCCATGACTTTATCGAGGCGATGCCCCGCGGTTACCAGACTCATCTGGGTGACGCCGGCCTCGGTTTGTCCGGCGGCCAGCGCCAACGCCTGGCCATCGCCCGCGCGCTGCTGGTGGACGCGCCCATCCTGCTGCTCGACGAAGCCACCAGCGCCCTCGATGCCCAAAGCGAGCACCTGATCCAGCAAGCCTTGCCCAGCCTGATGAAAAACCGCACCACCCTGGTCATCGCCCACCGCCTGGCCACGGTGAAAAACGCCGACCGGATTGCCGTGATGGACCAGGGAAAACTGGTGGCGGTGGGGACGCATCAGGAGTTGATTGCGAGCAATGCGCTGTACGCGCGGCTGGCGGCGTTGCAGTTTAGTGATGGGCGCCATGCCCCGACCGACCAGGTAACCGACTAGGTAACCGATCAAGTAGAGCACCAAAAAAAATGCCCACATCAATCGATGCGGGCATTTTTTTCAGTGCTTCAAAGCAGGCTCATTGATCATCAAAATACCGCTCATGCCAATCCACCAACGGCTGTGGCGAGTTGAGCTTCTGGCCGTAGATCACCGAGTACGACAGCACGTTCTGCACGTACTGGCGGGTTTCGTCGAACGGGATGCTTTCCACCCAGACGTCGAAACTCAGGTGATCCGCGCCGCGCAGCCACTGACGCACGCGACCCGGGCCGGCGTTGTAGGCGGCTGACGCGAGGACCCGGTTGCCGTTGAACTGACTGTGAACCTGGCTCAGGTAAGCGGCACCGAGCTGGATGTTCTTGTCCGGATCGAACACCTGCTGCGGCGAGGCCAGGGGAATGCTGAACTTGCGCGCGGTTTCCTTGGCGGTGCCGGGCATCAGTTGCATCAGGCCGCTGGCGCCGACGCCGGAGCGGGCGTCGTCCATGAAGGCGCTTTCCTGGCGGGTGATGGCGAATACCCAGCTCGAGTGCAGGCCACGGACCTTGGCTTCGCGCACCAGGGTTTCGCGGTGGGCCATCGGGAAGCGGATGTCCAGGTCGTCCCAGTACTGCGCCTGACTGATGGTGCGGATCGCCGGGAAATACCATTTCAGGTCGTAGGCCAGTTTCGCCTGGGCGACCATTTCATCGCGGTTGAAGTGGCGGCTGACGTGATACCACTCGCGACGACCGTCAACGATCTGCCCGCGTGCGTGGAATTCCAGGGCGCGACGTACACCCGGCGTGTTGCGCACTTTGTTGATCAGCGCCTGGCTAAGCACCAGCGGCTTGTTATTCAGCGAGTACGGCAGCTGCGAGCGATCAGCGGCGAGGAAGCCGTAGAAATCACGCTCACGGGCGAGGCCTTTGTAAAGCGTCTGCGCTTCCGGGTTCTGCGGTTGCGCCAGTTCCAGGCTGCGGGCCTGCCAGTAGCGCCAGCGGTTGGTGGTCGCCAGATCCTGTGGCAAGCGGCGGGTCAACTGATAGGCATCGTCCCAGCGGGCCAGGCGCAACAGCAGACGCAAGCGCCATTCGGACACCGTGTTGTCGCGCAATTCCGGGTCGTACTTGGTCATCACGTCCAGCGCCCGGCCGTCGAAACGTTTGGCGAGGGTCAGCCCGATTTCCCGGGCGATCGCGACTTTTTCATCACGGGAGAAATGCATGCTGCTGGCATAACCGTCGAGCAATTCCATCGCCTTATCCGGGTCTTGCTTGGCCAGGCGGCGCAGGCCGAGGCTGACGATGTCGGACATTGGTTCATCGGCCGGGGTGAAGCGCGACGGTTGATTGAGCAGTTCAGGTTTCTGCGCCACATCCACCAGCAAGCGACCGCGCGGGGCGAGGGTGGTCAGGCCGTTGACCAGGCTGTTGGCCAGCGGATAGTTGCGCGCCTGGGCGGCAAGCTTCGCGCGCTCCCAGCGTTTCTGTTCGGTCAGTTGGCCTTCAGCCGCCCAGGCGCCAAACAGGCCGTCGCACGCGGCAGGCAGGGATTTACCGGTCAGCCAGAGTTTGTTCGCGTTGGCGTAGCCTTCGGATTTCTGGTTGTGCCCGATCTGGTACTGCGCGTTCAGGCAGTCCAGTTCGGTGAAATTCAGCTTGGGGTCGTAGTACTTGACGAAGGTCGCCCAGTCGCCACGGTCGGCCAGCCAGCGCAACCAGCGCAACTTCATCCAGTTGGCTTGCGGCAGGTCACCGTGTTCGGCGAGAAATTTCTCGATCTCGGCGTTGCTCGCGGTTTTCAGGCGCGCGGTCAGTTCGTCGTAGGCCAGGTACGGCTCCAGCGGGTAGTCGCTGAGTGCCTGGCTGTAACGGAAATAAGGGCCGGTATCGCCCTTGGCCAGCGCTCGCTTGGCTTCATCGTAATACTGGCGCTGGGTGGACAGGTCCACGGCCTGGGCGGTTTGAACGGCAGTGGCAGTAAGAAGAAAACAGGATAAAAGACTGAAAAGGCGACTGCGCATGAGACGTCCGGGCAGAGAAATCATGACAAGTGCAGGCTTGGGCCGCACTGAATAATCTGTAGCTTAGCCTTTTGCCAGTAGCGGGCGAAAGCTTTGCAGGTCTGTCAGCATCAGTTCGCAACATTTGTCATGCAGAGTGCCGTGAAGGTGAAATTGCCGGCCTTCTGAAGCCTCAAGTCAGGTAGAATGCGCGCCCGGTTTTTGGAGAAGCTCATGACCCTGCTCAAATTCAGCGATGTGTCCCTTGCTTTCGGCGCTATGCCGTTGTTGGACAAGGTGTCCTGGCAGATCGCCCGTGGTGAGCGGGTGTGCATCATCGGCCGCAATGGCACTGGCAAGTCCAGCATGATGAAGCTCGTCAAGGGCGACCAGAAGGCCGACGAAGGCTCCGTTTGGCGCGCACCCGGCCTCAAGATTGGCGAATTGCCGCAAGAATTGCCGGTAGCCGACGAGCGGACCGTGTTCGACGTGGTTGCTGAAGGCCTGGACGGTGTCGGCGAACTGCTCGCGCAGTATCACCACCTGAGCCAGAACATCGTCACCGACGCTGACCTGGACAAACTGATGCACGTCCAGCACGACCTCGAAGCCCGTGACGGCTGGCGCTTGCAGCAACTGGTCGACAGCACGTTGAGCCGCCTGCAGTTGCCGGCCGACAAGACTCTTGCCGAATTGTCCGGCGGCTGGCGTCGCCGCGTCCTGCTGGCGCAGGCGCTGGTGTCCGAGCCGGATCTGCTGCTGCTCGACGAACCGACCAACCACCTGGACATCGGTGCAATTGCCTGGCTCGAAGAAGCGCTGAAGGATTTCCAGGGCGCCGTGCTGTTCATCACGCACGACCGTTCCTTCCTGCAGAACCTCGCGACCCGCATCCTCGAACTGGATCGCGGCGGCCTGATCGACTGGAACGGCGACTACGCCAGTTTCCTCGTGCACAAGGAAGCCTCGCTGGCGGCTGAAGAAACCGCCAACGCGCTGTTCGACAAGAAGCTGGCCCAGGAAGAAGTCTGGATCCGTCAGGGCATCAAGGCCCGTCGCACCCGTAACGAAGGCCGCGTGCGTGCACTGAAAGCCCTGCGCGTCGAGCGTAGCGAGCGTCGTGAGCGCACCGGCAAGGCCAACATTCAGCTGGATACCGCTGACAAGTCCGGCAAACAGGTGATGGTCCTCGAGAACGTGAGTTTCGCTCACCCGGGCGGCCCGTTCCTGATCAAGGATTTCTCGATGGTCCTGACGCGCGGCGACCGTATCGGTCTGCTCGGCGCCAACGGTACCGGCAAGACCACACTGCTGAAGCTGATGCTCAGCGGTCTGCAGCCAACCAGCGGCACAGTGGAAGAGGGCACGCGCATCGACGTGGCGTACTTCGACCAGTTGCGTCATCAGCTGGACCTGGAAAAGACCGTGATCGACAACGTGGCCGAAGGTCGCGACTTCATCGATATCGATGGTCAGAGCCGTCACGTGTTGAGCTACCTCGGCGACTTCCTGTTCAGCCCGCAGCGTGCCCGCACGCCGGTCAAGGCGCTGTCGGGTGGTGAGCGTGCGCGTCTGTTGCTGGCGAAACTGTTCAGCAAGCCGGCGAACCTGCTGGTCCTCGACGAGCCGACCAACGACCTCGACGTGGAAACACTCGAACTGCTGGAAGAGGTCTTGCTGACCTTCAACGGCACCGTACTGATGGTCAGCCACGACCGGGCATTCCTCGACAACGTGGTCACCAGCACGCTGGTCTTCGAAGGTGAGGGCAAGGTTCGCGAATACGTCGGTGGTTATCAGGACTGGCTGCGTCAGGGCGGTTCGCCGCGCCTGCTGGGCGTGACCGAGAGCAAGTCCGGCAAGGCCGACCTGACGTCGGCGGTCGTGACGGCTGAGGCTGCACCCGTGGCGGCAGTGGTCGAAGCCCCAGTGACGAAGAAAAAACTCAGCTACAAATTGCAGCGTGAGCTGGAAATGTTGCCGGCGCAGATCGAAGCCATGGAACAGCAGATCGCAGTCGTCGAGGCCCAGATGGCCGATGCCGGCTTCTATCAGCGTCCTGCTGCCGAAACCGCCGCGGTGATCGCTCAGTTGGAGCAGTTGCAGGCTGAACTCGACGTCATGGTCGAGCGTTGGGCCGAGCTGGACGCCTGATTGATCCTGCAATAAAAAAGCCCGGCGTTCAGTGATGAGCGCCGGGCTTTTCGTATGGAATACAGTTGGCAGGCTGGCACAGATCAAAATGTGGGAGCGGGCTTGCTCGCGAAAGCGGTGTATCAATCAACATTGAAGTCGGCTGATATACCGCTTTCGCGAGCAAGTCGAATCGTCGCACCGCCGCTCCCATACTGGTCCGTATTGTCAGCTTTTGTTTTGCAGGCGCACTGCAAGTACATCGCAAGGCGCGCCATGCAGCACGTCGTTGGCGGTGGATCCCAGCAATAGCGCCAGACCGTGCCGGCCATGACTGCCCACCACGATCAGGTCGCAGGTTTGTTCCTTGGCCAGGTGATGAATCTCCTGGCGCGGCTGGCCGTAGGTCAGGTGGCTGTATTCCTTGGAGAGTTCAGGGTACTTCACGATCAATCGGTCCAGTCGCTCCTTGGCCTGGTCGAACTGCTGTTGTTGCAGTTGTGACAGGTCCATCGGCACGTCACCCCCGAAAGCCATGGCCATGGGTTCGACAATGTGCACCAGGGACAACTTCGCGCCATTGCTCACTGACAACTCGCGAGCACGGTGAATGACAGGGTCGCACTCTTCGGTCAGGTCTACAGCGACCAGAATGTGGTTGTAGGGCATGAGGTGCTCCTCCTGAGGATGCAATATTGGTAAGTATGGCTGGTTTCAAGCGCATTGTTTTCAAAGTGACTCAAAGCGCCCATCAAGAATCGGGAGTACAGATATGACGGTCTGGATAGTGGTGTCAATCCTGTTGGTGGTGCTGAGCCCGCTGGCATGGCTGCGACCGTCCCGTGGTCAGAGCGGCCGCATGGCCCTGCGCATGGAGGCGCGGCGCATCGGGCTGGCCATGCAACTGGCGCCTCAGGAGTGGCCGCACTGGCTGAGCCAGGAGCCGCCGAGCCCCTGCGCGCAGTACCATCGACCGCGTCGCGGCAATCAGCCGGCGTGCTGGAGTTACTGGCAGAAGTCGCCAGGCGTGTGGGTGAATCAGTGGCAGGAGGTCTGCGAGGATCAAGCGCTGCTCAATCATTTCGAAAAATTGCCGGCCAACGTCTACAAGGTCGAAGCCGACAAGCAGATGATCACGTTGTATTGGGGCGAGAAGGGCGAAGCGGCGGTTTTGCAACAAATCGATGCCACCCTCAAAGCACTCGCTTGAAACCCGATCCCTTGTAGGAGCGAGGCTTGCCCGCGAAGGCGTCCTGCCTGACACATCGCTTTCGCGGGCAAGCCTCGCTCCTACTGTTGTTTCCAGGCAATAAAAAGCCCGACATCCATCATCGGGCTGGAGTTGGCCAGGCAGGCCGGTAATTCGCTGTGGGCTGATCTTACGCCGGGCATTCGCCGACGCGTTCAAATTTTTTCCTCAATCTCCCGCCCAGCGTAGCCCGTTAAACAAAGGCTGCCGCGAATTAGGGCGACTTTTCTAACTATTGATTCTATGAATGGCCTCACATGCATCCGCGTGTTGCAGGTACTCGTGGTACGGAAATGACCGGAAAGTCGCGTTTCAACCCGTATTTTGGGCGATTGACAATTGCCGGAAATTCCGTGAAGGTGGCGTACCCAAATCAAACGGGCGTATGAATTGAGCGTTTGCATTGCAGACCGCTCCTACAGAATCCCGACTATCGCGTTGGCGGGTGTGCCGGGTGGATTGGCGTAGCATCGACGTTAAACGTCCTGCCGAGCCATTCGCCTGCGTCCGACGTGTACTGTTCAGCTTCCATATCGTGGAGATCAGTTGATGATTTACGAAGGTAAAGCCATCACGGTTAAGGCTCTTGAAAGTGGCATCGTCGAATTGAAATTCGACCTCAAGGGTGAGTCCGTCAACAAGTTCAACCGTCTAACCCTGAACGAACTGCGTCAGGCCGTAGACACCATCAAGGCAGATGCTTCGATCAAGGGTGTGATCGTCAGCAGCGGCAAGGACGTGTTCATCGTCGGCGCCGACATCACCGAATTCGTCGAGAACTTCAAGCTGCCTGATGCAGAGCTTGTTGCTGGCAACCTCGAAGCCAACAGGATTTTCAGCGATTTCGAAGACCTCAACGTCCCGACTGTCGCCGCGATCAACGGCATCGCCCTGGGTGGCGGCCTGGAAATGTGCCTGGCAGCGGACTTCCGCGTCATGTCCGCTACCGCGAAAATCGGCCTGCCGGAAGTCAAGCTGGGCATCTACCCGGGCTTCGGCGGTACCGTGCGCCTGCCGCGCATCATCGGTGCCGACAACGCCATCGAGTGGATTGCCGCGGGCAAGGAAAACCGTGCTGAAGACGCGCTGAAAGTCGGCGCTGTCGATGCAGTGGTTGCTCCCGAGAAGCTGGCAGAAGCAGCATTGAACCTGATCAAAGGCGCCATCTCCGGCGAATTCGATTACAGAGCCAAGCGTCAGCCAAAGCTGGAAAAACTCAAGCTCAACGCCATCGAGCAGATGATGTCGTTCGAAACCGCCAAAGGTTTCGTGGCCGGTCAAGCGGGCCCGAACTACCCGGCACCGGTCGAAGCGATCAAGACCATCCAGAAAGCCGCGAACTTCGGTCGCGACAAAGCGCTGGAAGTCGAAGCCGCCGGTTTCGTCAAACTGGCCAAGACCTCTGCCGCGCAGAGCTTGATCGGTCTGTTCCTGAACGATCAGGAATTGAAGAAAAAGGCCAAGGCCTACGACGAAATCGCCAAGGACGTGAAGCAGGCTGCCGTATTGGGCGCCGGCATCATGGGTGGCGGTATCGCTTATCAGTCGGCCTCCAAAGGTACGCCGATCCTGATGAAGGACATCAACGAGCACGGCATCGAGCAAGGCCTGGCTGAAGCCGCCAAGCTGCTGGTGAGCCGCGTTGATAAGGGTCGCATGACCGCAGCCAAAATGGCTGAAGTCCTCAACGGCATTCGTCCGACCCTGTCCTATGGCGACTTCGGTCACGTGGATCTGGTCGTCGAAGCGGTCGTCGAGAACCCGAAGGTCAAGCAAGCCGTTCTGGCCGAAGTCGAAGACAAGGTCAAAGAGGACACCATCCTCGCGTCCAACACCTCGACCATTTCCATCACCTTGTTGGCCAAGGCCCTCAAGCGTCCGGAAAACTTCGTCGGCATGCACTTCTTCAACCCGGTGCACATGATGCCGCTGGTGGAAGTGATTCGTGGCGAGAAGTCCAGCGAGCTGGCCGTTGCCACCACCGTTGCCTACGCCAAGAAAATGGGCAAGAACCCGATCGTCGTCAACGACTGCCCGGGCTTCCTGGTCAACCGCGTACTGTTCCCGTACTTCGGCGGTTTCGCCAAGCTGGTCAGCGCCGGTGTGGACTTCGTCCGTATCGACAAGGTCATGGAAAAATTCGGCTGGCCGATGGGCCCGGCGTACCTGATGGACGTGGTCGGCATCGACACCGGCCACCACGGTCGTGATGTGATGGCTGAAGGCTTCCCGGACCGCATGAAAGACGACCGTCGTTCGGCTGTCGACGTGCTTTACGAAGCCAAGCGCCTGGGCCAGAAGAACGGCAAGGGCTTCTACGCCTACGAGACCGACAAGAAGGGCAAGCAGAAGAAAGTCGCCGATCCGTCGGTGCTGGAAGTGCTCAAGCCGATCGTTTTCGAACAGCGCGAAGTCACTGACGAAGACATCATCAACTGGATGATGATCCCGCTGTGCCTGGAAACCGTGCGTTGCCTGGAAGACGGCATCGTCGAAACCGCTGCCGAAGCCGACATGGGTCTGGTCTACGGTATTGGTTTCCCTCCATTCCGTGGCGGTGCGCTGCGTTACATCGATTCGATCGGTGTGGCAGAGTTCGTTGCCCTGGCTGACCAGTACGCTGATTTGGGCGCGCTGTACCACCCGACCGCGAAGCTGCGCGAAATGGCCAAGAACGGCCAGAGCTTCTTCGGTTAAGCGCCCCCAACTAGAGTGAGAGTGAATATATGAGCTTGAATCCTAGAGACGTCGTGATTGTCGACTTCGGTCGTACTCCGATGGGCCGCTCCAAGGGCGGCATGCACCGCAACACCCGCGCCGAAGACATGTCGGCGCACCTGATCAGCAAATTGCTGGAACGCAACGTCAAGGTCGACCCGAACGAAGTCGAAGACGTGATCTGGGGCTGTGTGAACCAGACCCTGGAGCAGGGCTGGAACATCGCCCGCATGGCGTCCCTGATGACTCAGATCCCGCACACTGCTGCCGGCCAGACCGTCAGCCGTCTGTGTGGTTCGTCGATGAGCGCGCTGCACACTGCCGCGCAAGCGATCATGACCGGCAACGGTGACGTGTTCGTTGTCGGCGGCGTCGAGCACATGGGCCACGTGAGCATGATGCACGGTGTCGATCCGAACCCGCACATGTCGCTGTACGCGGCGAAAGCCTCGGGCATGATGGGCCTGACCGCTGAAATGCTGGGCAAAATGCACGGCATCACTCGCGAACAACAGGACGCTTTCGGCGTGCGCTCCCACCAACTCGCCCACAAGGCGACCGTGGAAGGCAAGTTCAAAGACGAAATCATCCCGATGCAGGGCTACGACGAGAACGGTTTCCTGAAACTGTTCGACTATGACGAAACCATTCGTCCGGAAACCACCCTGGAAAGCCTGGCGGCTCTGAAGCCAGCGTTCAATCCGAAGGGCGGCACCGTGACAGCGGGTACTTCGTCGCAGATCACCGACGGTGCTTCGTGCATGATCGTGATGTCGGCGCAGCGTGCGCAAGACCTGGGCATTCAGCCTCTGGCGGTGATTCGCTCGATGGCAGTGGCAGGTGTGGATCCGGCGATCATGGGCTATGGTCCAGTACCGGCCACACAGAAAGCACTGAAGCGCGCGGGCCTTGGCATCAACGATATCGACTTCTTCGAGCTCAACGAAGCTTTCGCCGCACAGGCCCTGCCAGTGCTGAAAGATCTGAAAGTGCTCGACAAGATGAACGAGAAGGTTAACCTGCACGGCGGCGCGATCGCCCTGGGTCACCCGTTTGGTTGCTCCGGTGCGCGTATTTCCGGCACCCTGCTGAACGTGATGAAGCAAAATGGCGGCACCTTCGGGGTAGCTACCATGTGCATTGGTCTCGGCCAAGGCATCTCCACCGTCTTCGAACGCGTCTAAGCGTTTCGTTGATGGAAGCCGGGGCCAAGTGCCCCGGTTTTTGTTTTTCCGGATTTATTTTTGTTTTTATTTTGAAAAGATTTGAGTGAGGGCCAAACCATGCCGATACAACCTGGGCTCTACCAACATTACAAAGGTCCGCAGTACCGCGTATTCAGTATTGCGCGGCATTCGGAAACCGAAGAAGAAGTGGTCTTCTACCAAGCCCTGTATGGCGATTACGGCTTTTGGGTGCGTCCCTTGAGCATGTTCCTGGAGTCGGTCGAGGTTGACGGCGAACAGGTGCCACGCTTTGCTTTGGTGCAAGCCGAACCGAGCCTTTTTTCGAAGCCATAAGCGGAGTGCGCGCAAAACCCTGCGCTTGACCTCACCTTGTAGCCACTATATATAGCGGTGCCGCGTCAGGCGCCAACCGCCTTTCACTTCTAGAATTCAGGAATTTTCTGATCCATGGGCAAATCGCTGGTCATTGTGGAATCCCCGGCTAAGGCCAAGACCATCAACAAGTATCTGGGTAACCAATACGTGGTGAAGTCGAGTATCGGCCATATCCGAGACCTGCCCACCAGCGGTTCGGCTAGCGCCAGCAAAGAGCCAGCCGCCAAGCGCGGCAAGGCCGCCGCGGGTGAAGGTCCGGTGCTCACGCCGAAAGAGAAAGCGCGCAAGCAGCTGGTCTCGCGCATGGGTGTCGATCCCGATCATGGCTGGAAAGCCAAGTACGAGATCCTCCCGGGCAAGGAAAAGGTCATCGAAGAGCTGCGCCGGCTCGCCAAGGATGCTGACACCATCTATCTCGCAACCGACTTGGATCGCGAGGGGGAAGCCATTGCCTGGCACCTGCGCGAAGCCATCGGTGGTGACGACAGCCGCTACAAGCGCGTGGTGTTCAACGAAATCACCAAGAAGGCGATTCAGGAAGCCTTCTCCAGGCCGGGCGAGCTGGACATCGATCGTGTTAACGCCCAGCAGGCGCGTCGTTTCCTCGACCGCGTGGTGGGTTACATGGTTTCGCCACTGCTGTGGGCCAAGATCGCCCGTGGCCTGTCCGCCGGTCGCGTGCAATCGGTTGCCGTGAAGCTGGTGGTCGAGCGTGAACGCGAAATCCGTGCGTTCAACCCGGAAGAGTACTGGGAAGTCCACGCCGACCTCGGCACCGCGAAGGGCGCCACCGTGCGCTTCGACGTGGCCCGCGAGAAGGGCGAAGCCTTCAAACCGTTGAACGAAGCCCAGGCCATGGCCGCGCTGGAGAAGCTCAAGGCTTCCAGCTACAGCATCGTCAAACGCGAAGACAAACCGACCAGCAGCAAGCCGTCCGCGCCATTCATCACATCCACCCTGCAACAGGCTGCGAGCAACCGCCTGGGCTTCGGGGTGAAGAAAACCATGATGATGGCCCAGCGTTTGTACGAAGCCGGTTACATCACCTATATGCGTACCGACTCCACCAACCTCTCGGCCGATGCCGTGACGATGGCGCGTACTTATATTGAAGGCGAATTTGGCAAGAAATACCTGCCGGAAACCCCGAACGTCTACAGCAGCAAGGAAGGCGCACAAGAGGCTCACGAAGCGATTCGTCCGTCCGACGCCAACACCGAGCCAAGCAAGCTGTCGGGCATGGAACGTGATGCAGAGCGGCTCTACGAGCTGATCTGGCGCCAGTTCCTCGCTTGCCAGATGCTGCCGGCCCAATACCTGTCGACCACGGTCACCGTCGGTGCCGGCGATTTCGAGCTGCGTGCCAAGGGCCGCATCCTGAAGTTCGACGGTTACACCCGTGTCATGCCGCAAATCGCCAAGCCAGGCGATGACGACGTGCTGCCGGACATGGCCCAGGGCGATGCGATGAAGCTGATCAAGCTTGATCCGACCCAGCACTTCACCAAGCCGCCGGCGCGTTACTCGGAAGCGAGCCTGGTCAAGGAAATGGAAAAACGCGGTATCGGTCGTCCTTCGACCTACGCGGCGATCATTTCCACCATCCAGGATCGCGGCTACGTAGCGCTGCACAACCGTCGTTTCTATTCGGAAAAGATGGGCGACATCGTTACCGAGCGTCTGGCGGAAAGCTTCTCGAATCTCATGGACTACGGCTTCACCGCCGGCATGGAAGAGAACCTCGATGACGTGGCCCAGGGCGAACGCGACTGGAAAAACGTGCTCGACGAGTTCTACGGTGACTTCAAGAAGAAGCTCGAAGTAGCCGAAAGCGCCGAAGGCGGCATGCGCGCCAACCAACCGGTGATGACTGACATTCCGTGCGTGGTGTGCGGTCGTCCGATGCAGATTCGTACCGCATCGACCGGCGTATTCCTCGGTTGCTCGGGTTACAGCCTGCCGCCGAAAGAGCGCTGCAAGGCCACCGTCAACCTGGTGCCGGGCGACGAAATCGCGGCTGACGACGAAGGTGAATCGGAGTCGCTGGTTCTGCGTGGCAAGCATCGTTGCCCGATCTGCAGCACCGCGATGGACGCTTACCTGCTCGACGAGAAGCGCAAGCTGCACATCTGCGGCAACAACCCGGATTGCGACGGCTACGAAATCGAAGAGGGCACCTATCGCATCAAGGGCTATGAAGGTCCGAGCCTGGAATGCGACAAGTGTGGCAGCGAGATGCAGCTCAAGACCGGTCGTTTCGGCAAGTTCTTCGGTTGCACCAACCCAACCTGCAAGAACACTCGCAAGCTGCTGAAAAGCGGTGATGCGGCGCCGCCGAAGATGGATCCGGTGAAGATGCCTGAGCTGAAATGCGAAAAGGTCAACGACACCTACATCCTGCGCGACGGTGCGTCCGGCCTGTTCCTGGCGGCCAGCCAATTCCCGAAAAACCGCGAGACCCGTGCTCCGCTGGTCATGGAAATCGTGCCGCACAAGGATGAGATCGATCCGAAGTATCATTTCCTCTGTGAAGCGCCGAAGAAAGATCCGGACGGCCTCCCGGCGGTGATCCGTTACAGCCGCAAAACCAAAGAGCAGTACGTTCAGACCGAAGTCGACGGTAAGCCGACCGGGTGGAAGGCGTACTACGACGGTGGCAAGTGGACTGTTGAAGACAAGCGTCCAGCAGCCAAAGCTTAAAAGACGTTGATACAAAAAGGCCGCATGATGACCCTCGGGTTTTCATGCG
Proteins encoded in this window:
- a CDS encoding DUF1653 domain-containing protein; this encodes MPIQPGLYQHYKGPQYRVFSIARHSETEEEVVFYQALYGDYGFWVRPLSMFLESVEVDGEQVPRFALVQAEPSLFSKP
- the topA gene encoding type I DNA topoisomerase; the encoded protein is MGKSLVIVESPAKAKTINKYLGNQYVVKSSIGHIRDLPTSGSASASKEPAAKRGKAAAGEGPVLTPKEKARKQLVSRMGVDPDHGWKAKYEILPGKEKVIEELRRLAKDADTIYLATDLDREGEAIAWHLREAIGGDDSRYKRVVFNEITKKAIQEAFSRPGELDIDRVNAQQARRFLDRVVGYMVSPLLWAKIARGLSAGRVQSVAVKLVVEREREIRAFNPEEYWEVHADLGTAKGATVRFDVAREKGEAFKPLNEAQAMAALEKLKASSYSIVKREDKPTSSKPSAPFITSTLQQAASNRLGFGVKKTMMMAQRLYEAGYITYMRTDSTNLSADAVTMARTYIEGEFGKKYLPETPNVYSSKEGAQEAHEAIRPSDANTEPSKLSGMERDAERLYELIWRQFLACQMLPAQYLSTTVTVGAGDFELRAKGRILKFDGYTRVMPQIAKPGDDDVLPDMAQGDAMKLIKLDPTQHFTKPPARYSEASLVKEMEKRGIGRPSTYAAIISTIQDRGYVALHNRRFYSEKMGDIVTERLAESFSNLMDYGFTAGMEENLDDVAQGERDWKNVLDEFYGDFKKKLEVAESAEGGMRANQPVMTDIPCVVCGRPMQIRTASTGVFLGCSGYSLPPKERCKATVNLVPGDEIAADDEGESESLVLRGKHRCPICSTAMDAYLLDEKRKLHICGNNPDCDGYEIEEGTYRIKGYEGPSLECDKCGSEMQLKTGRFGKFFGCTNPTCKNTRKLLKSGDAAPPKMDPVKMPELKCEKVNDTYILRDGASGLFLAASQFPKNRETRAPLVMEIVPHKDEIDPKYHFLCEAPKKDPDGLPAVIRYSRKTKEQYVQTEVDGKPTGWKAYYDGGKWTVEDKRPAAKA